GGACGCGACGCCCGAGGAGCGCCGCCTCCGCGAGGGCAACACCGGTGTGTACCTGGTGGACGCGGAGTTCCTGTGGAAGGCCCTGGAGCAGGTCGACGACCGCAACGCCCAGGGCGAGCTCTACGTGACGGACATCGTGAAGATCGCCGTGCGCGAGGGGCGCTCGCTCGACGCGCTCTGCCTGGACGACGCCGAGGAGGCGCTCGGCATCAACACGCGCGCGGAGCTCGCGCGCGCGAACGTGGAAGCGCGCCGCCGCGTGGCCGAGCGGCTGATGGACGCCGGCGTGACCTTCGTGGACCCCGGGGCCGCCTGGCTCGACTGGAACGTCGAGGTGGGGCGTGACACGGTGATCGAGCCCGGCGTCGTGATCACCGGTCCCACGCGGATCGGCGAGCGCTGCCGGATCCGGGCCCACACGGTGATCGAGTCGTCGGAGCTGGCGGACGACGTCGTGGTCGGCCCGTCCGCGCACCTGCGCCCGGGCAACCGGCTCGCGTCGGGGGTGCGGATCGGCAACTTCGTCGAGCTCAAGAACAGCCGTCTCGGGGCCGGCGTGAAGGCCGACCACCTGTCGTACATCGGCGACGCCGACGTGGGGGAGGGCGCGAGCTTCGGCTGCGGCGCGATCACGGTGAACTACGACTGGGAGCAGAAGCACCGCACCGAGGTCGGCGCCCATGCCTTCGTCGGCTGCAACGCGAACCTGATCGCGCCGGTCCGGATCGGCGACCGCGCCTACGTGGCGGCCGGCTCGACGATCACCGGCCCGGTGCCCGACGGAGCGCTCGCGGTGGCCCGCGAACGGCAGCGCAACGTCGAGGGCTGGGCGGACCGGAAGCGACCCCCGAAGAAGAAGCCGAGGAAGGCGGAGGAGTAGGCCATGTGTGGAATCGTCGGCTACGTCGGGCGCGAGCCGCGCGCCCACGAGGTGCTGCTCGACGGCCTGCGCCGGCTCGAGTACCGCGGCTACGACTCCGCGGGCGTTGCCATCTTCGAGAGCGGGGCGATCGCGATCCGCCGGGCCGTCGGCAAGCTCGCCAACCTCGAGTCCGCGCTGCGGGACCGGCCGCTGGCCGGGCGGGTCGGCATCGGCCACACGCGCTGGGCCACGCACGGCAAGCCCTCCGAACGCAATGCGCACCCGCACAAGGCGGGCTCGGTCGTGGTGGTCCACAACGGCATCATGGAGAACTACCGCGAGCTGCGCGCCGAGCTCGAAGCCGACGGCCACCCGATCGCCTCCGACACCGACACCGAGCTGATCGCCCACCTGATCGACGACCGGCTCCGGGCCGGCAGCGACCTCGTCCGCGCGGTGCGCGAGGCCTGCGCGCGGGTGGTGGGGTCCTATGCCTTCGGCGTGCTCTCCGAGACCGATCCCGACCACATCGTCGTGGCGAAGCACGGGGGCAGCCCGATCGTGCTCGGCCTCGCCGAGAAGCAGAGCTACCTCGCGAGCGACATCCCGGCCATCCTGCCCTACACGCGCCAGATGCTGTTCCTCGAGGATGGCGAGTTCGCCGTGCTCTCCGAGGACGCCGTCCAGCTCCTCGATCGCGAGGGACGCCCGATCGACCGCGAGCCGCGCGCGATCGGCTGGGACCCGGTCTCGGCCGAGAAGGGCGGCTACGACCGCTTCATGCAGAAGGAGATCTACGAGCAGCCGCGCGCGATCACCGACACGATCGGCACCCGGGTGCTGGAGGCCGAGGGCGACCTCGACCTGAACGGCATCGACCTCTCACCGGCGAAGGTGGCGGCGATCCGCCGCGTCGCGCTGGTGGCGTGCGGGACGGCGTGGCACGCCTGCCTGGTCGGCAAGTACATGATCGAGCAGCTCGCGGGGCTTCCCTGCGAGGTCGATCTCGCGAGCGAGTTCCGCTACCGCAACCCGATCCTCGGCCCGGAGGTGCTGGTGATCCCCGTCTCGCAGTCGGGCGAGACCGCCGACACGCTGGCGGCGCTGCGCGAGGGCAAGGCGCAGGGCTCGCGGGTGCTGGCGGTCTGCAACGTGCGCGACGCGACGATCGCGCGCGAGAGCCACGACGT
Above is a window of Deltaproteobacteria bacterium DNA encoding:
- the glmS gene encoding glutamine--fructose-6-phosphate transaminase (isomerizing), encoding MCGIVGYVGREPRAHEVLLDGLRRLEYRGYDSAGVAIFESGAIAIRRAVGKLANLESALRDRPLAGRVGIGHTRWATHGKPSERNAHPHKAGSVVVVHNGIMENYRELRAELEADGHPIASDTDTELIAHLIDDRLRAGSDLVRAVREACARVVGSYAFGVLSETDPDHIVVAKHGGSPIVLGLAEKQSYLASDIPAILPYTRQMLFLEDGEFAVLSEDAVQLLDREGRPIDREPRAIGWDPVSAEKGGYDRFMQKEIYEQPRAITDTIGTRVLEAEGDLDLNGIDLSPAKVAAIRRVALVACGTAWHACLVGKYMIEQLAGLPCEVDLASEFRYRNPILGPEVLVIPVSQSGETADTLAALREGKAQGSRVLAVCNVRDATIARESHDVLYTHAGPEIGVASTKAFTTQVVALYMLAVKLGLVRGKLARDEARRRVQDLMRLPRLVEQALQLDGHVEQIARKYMHAQDFLYLGRGAMVPIAFEGALKLKEISYIHAEAYAAGEMKHGPIALIDEKMPVVVIANRSPIYDKVVSNLEQVRARDGMVIAVASEGDEAIAQKANDVIYVPDLGEYLTAVLVTVPLQLLAYHVAMLKGTDVDQPRNLAKSVTVE
- the glmU gene encoding bifunctional UDP-N-acetylglucosamine diphosphorylase/glucosamine-1-phosphate N-acetyltransferase GlmU, which produces MSELASKGRPLAVVVLAAGQGKRMQSGLVKVLHEVAGRPMLAFPLELAAALDAERGVVVVGRDADKVREVFAAHPLFRDGRVRFVEQPERRGTGHAVQMARPALAGFRGDVLILYGDTPLLRLDTIVRMRERKAAAGHDLLILSAPEPMPGVIVRGPDGRVERIVELVDATPEERRLREGNTGVYLVDAEFLWKALEQVDDRNAQGELYVTDIVKIAVREGRSLDALCLDDAEEALGINTRAELARANVEARRRVAERLMDAGVTFVDPGAAWLDWNVEVGRDTVIEPGVVITGPTRIGERCRIRAHTVIESSELADDVVVGPSAHLRPGNRLASGVRIGNFVELKNSRLGAGVKADHLSYIGDADVGEGASFGCGAITVNYDWEQKHRTEVGAHAFVGCNANLIAPVRIGDRAYVAAGSTITGPVPDGALAVARERQRNVEGWADRKRPPKKKPRKAEE